AACGACCAGATCGAGTTCTCGGCAGGTTGGGGACAGACAGGTGTGATCGGTAAGCTGAGTCTGAAGTTTACGAACTTCTCCATGAAGAACTTCCTGAATCCGAAGACCTATAAAGGTATCATTCCGCAGGGTGAAGGTCAGACTTTGACATTGAGCGGTCAGACCAACGGACGATACTATCAGGCATACAGTATTTCATTTATGGACCCGTGGTTCGGTGGCAAACGTCCGAATACACTTTCTGTAAGTGCTTATTTCTCTAAACAGACTGATATCAGTAGTAACTACTATAATAATAGTATGTCTAATTATTATGGAGGTTATCCTTACTATGGTAGTTATGGCGGCATGTATGGCGGATACTATGGTAATTATGGTGGTTACTATAATAATAACTACGAACTTGCCTATGACCCGGATAAATCGATCATGATGTTCGGACTTTCTGCCGGTTACGGTAAACGTTTGAGCTGGCCTGATGACTACTTCCAGTTCATGGCAACTTTGAACTATCAGTTGTATATGATGCATGACTGGGCATACTTCCTGGTTCAAAATGGCAATTGCCATAATATCAACCTGGAATTGATGTTACAGCGTAACTCTATCGACAACCCGTTGTATACTCGTCGTGGTTCACAATTCTCTTTCTCCGTCAGTGCGACTCCTCCTTACTCTTTGTGGGATGGAAAGGATTATGAAAATATGAGTGACAATGATGAAAGTAAATTTAAGTTCATCGAATACCATAAATGGAAGTTCAAAGCAAAGATTTTCTCTCCGTTGGCTCCTATGGCTATCAAACGTACGCCGGTATTGATGACCCGTGTGGAATACGGATTCCTGGGATCTTACAACAAACATAAACGTTCTCCGTTTGAAACATTCTATATGGGTGGTGACGGTATGAGCGGATATTCCAGTACATACGCAACGGAAACGATCGGTTTGAGAGGTTACGAAAACGGTAGTATCGCCGGTAACGGTGGCTATAACTCGTATGGTTATGCTTACTCTCGTTTGGCAATGGAGTTACGTTATCCGTTCTTGCTGGAACCGTCTTCTACTATTTACGGTCTAGTGTTTGCTGAAGCTGGTAACGCATGGAGAGATTTGAAGAGCTTTAATCCGTTTGACTTGAAACGTTCTGCCGGTGTCGGTGTTCGTATCTTCCTGCCGATGATCGGTTTGATGGGTATCGACTGGGCATATGGTTTCGACAAGGTGGATGGTTCACGTAGTGCAGGTGGTAGTAACTTCCACTTCATTATCGGACAGGAGTTTTAGTTAATTGAGAATTAAAAATTGAAAATTGATAATTGGTTATGCTGTTAAAGTGTTAATTGTGTATTATTAATTTTCAATTTTCAATTCCCCATTTTCAATTCTCTTATCTTTGCGGTCAGAGAGTGAAACTATAAAAAGAAAGCGTATGAAGAAGATTATTGTTTTGAGTTGTATGATGCTCCTCTGCTCTTTTGCCGGTATGGCGCAAAAGTTTGCTTTGATAGATACGGAATATATTTTGAAAAATATTCCGGCTTATGAAATGACAAATGAACAGTTGAGCCAGATATCGAAGAAATGGCAGAACGAAGTGGAGGCGCTCCAGCAGGAAGCACAGAATATGTATAAGACTTATCAGAGTGACCTGGTGTTCCTTTCTGCCGAGATGAAAACAAAGCGTGAAGAAGAGATCGTGAAGAAAGAACAGGAAGCACAAGATCTGAAACGCCAATATTTCGGACCGGAAGGTGAGTTATATAAGAAACGTGAGAGTTTGGTGCAGCCTATCCAGGATGAAATATATAATGCGGTGAAAGAAATATCGGAAGACAAAGGGTATCAGCTGATTCTCGACCGTGCTTCTGTTATGAATAATATTATTTTTGCTTCTCCGAAAATAGATATCAGTAATGAAGTGCTGTTAAAGTTAGGATATTCAAAATAAATGCTTACATTTGTGCGCTTTATGCACAAAAATATGATTGATTAATAACAAGTAATATTTTATAGAAAATGAAGAAACTGATTATTTTTTTGTTGATGATCCTGCCGTTAGGCGTTTTTGCTCAGGAAGCTAAAGTAGCAATCGTAAATTCAAATGAAATTATGGCTGCAATGCCGGAATTGACTGCTATGCAGGAAACGATGAAGCAGATGAATGACAAATATGCTGGCGAGATGAAGACGATGGAAGATGAATGGCAGAAGAAATATGCTGATTATATCGCTCAACAGGATTCAATGACTGAAAATATCAAAGTAAGAAGAATGCAGGAATTGCAGGATATCGAACAGCGTGTTCAGAACTTTACACAGGTAGCTCGTCAGGATATGGACAAAAAACAGCAGGAACTGTTGGCTCCGATCCAGGACAAGATCAGAACAGCTATCAAGGCAGTAGGTGATGAAAAAGGCTATGCTTATATCTTCGATAACAATCCTGGTATCGTTCTTTATACTGGTAATTCAGCAATTGATGCAACTCCGCTGGTAAAAGCTAAATTAGGTTTGAAATAATCGATTCTAATTAGGATATAACAAAGGATGCCTTTCTATGGAGGGGCATCCTTTGTTGTATTATAAAAGAAGGAAGAAATATGTTTTCACAACAAACAGGACCGATCGGAATTTTTGATTCCGGCTATGGCGGGTTGACTGTCTTCGATAAGATACGTCAGGCCATGCCGGAATATGACTATATTTATTTAGGAGACAATGCACGTGCTCCGTATGGGCAACGTTCGTTTGAAGTTGTTTACCGGTTTACGCGTCAGGCGGTGTTGAAGTTGTTTGAAGAGGGTTGCCAGTTGGTTATTCTGGCATGTAACACGGCTTCGGCAAAGGCATTGCGATCCATCCAGCAGCTCGATCTTCCCGGGTGGGATACGGAACGCCGTGTGCTGGGGGTTATTCGTCCGACAGTGGAAATAATGGATCAGGTCAGTGTGACCAAACATGTCGGTGTTTTGGGTACTTCCGGTACGATCTCTTCACAATCCTATTCCCTCGAAATAGGTAAAATGTTTCCGCATATGAAGGTGACCGGCGAAGCTTGTCCGATGTGGGCTCCTTTGGTTGAGAATAATGAGTTCGATTCGCCGGGAGCAGACTATTTTGTGAAAAAGCATTTGGAGCATATTCTTTCCATCGATCCACAGATAGATACTTTGGTACTGGGATGCACGCATTATCCTCTTTTAATGGGTAAAATCAGACAATATTTGCCGGATGGGGTTACCGTACTCCCACAAGGAGAATACGTGGCAGAAAGTCTAATAGACTACTTAAAAAGACATCCGGAGATGAACAGGCGGCTTACACGTGGTGGAGAATGTCGTTTTCTAACGACAGAATCGGCTGTAAAGTTTTCAGATGCAGCTTCTGTCTTCTTGAATGATCCGATAGAGGTAGAACAGATATCCATCGATTAAATAGTGTTTATGAGTTGGCAAAAGTATGTTTTCCTGTTGCTGATACTGTGTTTTAGTCCGTTCAGTAGTGCGGAGGAGCTGGATACTTATTTGCGTAATAAAGGGCTGGTGGATATTTCGACTTTGGACTCTACTATTTGTGTACAATTGATCTATGCGACATCCGACAATTTTATGGGGAAAGCCGTTTACTCGGGAATAACACGTGCATGGCTTCACCCGGATGCGGCAAAAAAGCTTGTGGCTGCACAACAATTATTGAAAAAAGAGCAGCCCGGTTTAACGCTGGTTGTATATGATGCCGCCCGCCCGATGTCGGTACAACGAAAAATGTGGGCACTTGTGCGGGGAACAGACAAAGTGAATTATGTGAGTAACCCGGCGAATGGAGGAGGACTGCATAATTACGGGATGGCAGTAGATGTCACTATCCTGGATGAAGCGGGCGTAGCTCTTCCTATGGGAACGCCTTTTGATTTCTTTGGTGAAGAAGCCCATACGAATAATGAAGAGGCTTTATTGAATGCTGGTAAGATAGATCGTACAGACTATGACAACCGGCGGTTGCTACGTCGGATTATGAAACAGGCCGGATTCCGCATCATTCCATATGAATGGTGGCATTTCAATGCTTGTAGCCGGGCGGAAGCCCGGCAAAGTTATTCGGTACTGGATTAATTGATATTCTTTCCGAAAGGAGTCAGTGCGAGGGCTGCCATTTTAAAATGCTGCCTACCCCAGGGAATACCGATGATTGTGATACATAACAGCAAACCGAACCCGAGATGGGTCAGGCAAATCCAGAAACCTCCCAATATAATCCAAAGTATGTTCATGATGATACAAAGGCAACCGCCCGAATTTCCATTATCTGTAACGGTACTCCCGAAAGGCCATAATGCCAGTAGTGCCAGTTTAAGGGTCTGTAACCCGAAAGGAATCCCAATGATCGTGATCATCAGTAGCAGGCTTGAAATCAGATATTCAATACTGGTAATCAATCCGCCGAATATTAGCCAAATGAGGTTGCCTAAAAATTTCATATGTCTCTGAATTTATCGTTTTCACAAATGTAGCATAATTCTCATTAAAAGCAATAGTTATTGAGCCTTAAACGAATAGGCATTGCTCATACTGTCTAACTCCGCAAGCACTTGTTGTTTTACGATCTGGAAGCTGTCGCGAAGTTCCGGCTTGACAGGAAGTGATGGAGGTGCTTCCATATTCAACGGGTTGATCGGTTGTCCGTTCTTATGTACACGGAAGTCCAGGTGAGGACCCGTTGAAAGGCCGGTCGAACCGACATAGGCGATCACTTCGCCCTGCTGAACATGGCTACCCACCTGTATGCCTTTGGCAAACTTGCTAAGGTGCATATAGGTTGTCGTATAGACTGAGTTATGTTTTACTTTCAAAAAATTTCCTCCGCCATTCTGATATCCTTTTGCGATCACAGTTCCGGCTCCGATACTTTTGACCGGAGTGCCGACCGGAGCTGCATAATCGACCCCGTGATGTGCACGGTAGCGTTTCAAAATCGGATGGAAGCGGGCATTGGTAAAACGTGAAGTGATACGGAAGATATCCAGCGGTGCCTTCAGGAAAGCTTTCCGGAGAGAATTACCATCCTGGTCGAAATACTCGAAGACGCTGTCCTGTGTAAAAGGAATGGCTACAAAATCTTTACCCTGGTGGGTGAAGACTGCTCCCTGGATACCGCTTATATTTAAAGCGGTGGTATCATCGATATAAGCAATGTCGTAGAGTACGCGGAAAGAATCCCCTTCCTTTACATCGTAAAAGTCGATTTGCCAGGCAAAAACATCGGCAATATTAATTGCCAGCAACGGGTTTACACCTTTTGATTGCAGCACGTTCCATAGGGAGGAATTGATTGTTCCTTCCACATATTGTCGCTTTAAAGTGATCGGTTTGTTAAATTCATAGGCACTGATCGTATCACCGGTAAAGTCGATTACGGCATAGTCCGTCTTCGTTTTGGCAAAAGCGATATAGCGGATTTGGGCGGCACTATCCTGCATACTGAATGTATAATAGTGCATTCCTGCCTGTAATTTAGTTGGGTCCAGTACCTCGATTGACGAGCGGCTGATGCTGTCCGCTATCAGGGCAGAGAAACCCAGGTTTGAGAAAATGGCGGCAGGATTGTCTCCGTTTTTCATCTTGTATTCTTTGATATCCAGCGTGTCGATACAGATGCCGTATTGATATGCGCGTTGCACACTGTCGATCCATTCGCTGTCAACTTCTTCTTCGCATTGTTTAGGTGTGTTTTTGCAGGAGATACCTAATATAAACAGTAAAATCAAAATAGGTGCAATGCCCGATCTCATCATTATATCCTCATTTATAGTTTGTTCGTCGGGTGCAAACTTACAGAAAATAATGTAAATGCTCAGAAGGATAGGAGCGGCAGAGTGAAAATGGATTGTTAATGTTAACTAAATCCAGTACTTTTGGGGAACAATTTCGACGGATTTAGCGTCTTATCTTTGTAAGTGATATAACAAATAGTATAGAATATGAAAAGAGTGATTTTTTATGTATTGATGCTCCCGATGGTACTTGGGATGATGATTTCTTGTTCTGAAGCCAAAACAGATGCAAAGAAACTGGAAGGTAAATGGAATGTAATAGAAGTAAAAGGTGAAAAGATTCTGAAAGAAGGATTACCTTATATGGAATTTGATATGGCACAAAATAAATTGCATGGAAATGCCGGTTGCAACATGTTCAATTCTTCTTTTACGTTAGATGACAAGGACATTTCTTCAATCACGATAGCACCGGGTGCTGCTACCATGATGGCTTGTCCGGACATGGCGACAGAAGATGCTATCATGCAGGCGATGGGTAATGTGAAAGCTGTAAAAGCCGGTAGCTCAGAGAATGAAATGGTGTTAGTAGACCAGGACGGTAATGTTCTGCTTGTCTTATCTAAAAACTAAAGGAAATGAAGAAGTATCTATATCTATGCCTGGCAGTTGTAGGGATAGCCGTATTTGCTTCCTGTAAATCTCAAAAAGCAGTGGTTGCTTCCTATTCAGACCTGGATGGTGAATGGAGCGTGGTGGAACTGAACGGTAATAAATTAGATCCGGACAAAAGTAACCAGCTTATCGTCATAGACGTAGCGCGCAACCATCTGTCCGGAAATGCAGGATGCAACCGTATGAACGGCAGCATTGAATATTCTGAAGCCCGGAAGAACATCATCAAGTTTCCGCAAGTAGCGACAACGCGCATGGCCTGTCCGGAATTGAAAGGTGAACAGGAGTTTCTGGAAGCTTTGAACAAAGTAGTTCGTTTTGAAGCGGAAGGCGATGTCAAACCAGTGAATACAGTAGCCTTTTACGGTACCGATAATGGCAAACTGATGGTTATTGAAAAGAAGAAATAAGTAATTTCATAAAAAGGAGAGGTGGCCCTGTTGAAGGAGGCCACCTCTTTGAGATTTAAGGATTAAACATAAAGTTTTGTCGCATATTCCCACGCCAAAAGGAATTAAACGTATTATGTCCATCAGAAAACCATCAATAATTTTTTTATAGAGTGAAAGCGTAATTGCATAGTTTTACAACTTGGTCTATGGAGTTAAAGTCTACCTGATTCTCTTCCATGTATTTTTTTAATTGTTCTTTTTGTTTCGGGAATAGTTTTAAAAACTGTTTTTCTGTGGAAAAACGTTTTAACCGTTTGTTTATATCGAGATAGAATTGATATCTTATATTTGCTAATTCTATATTATTTGTATTATCTTCTATTCCATATGAATAGAGGTTTGAGT
This is a stretch of genomic DNA from Parabacteroides chongii. It encodes these proteins:
- a CDS encoding OmpH family outer membrane protein, which gives rise to MKKIIVLSCMMLLCSFAGMAQKFALIDTEYILKNIPAYEMTNEQLSQISKKWQNEVEALQQEAQNMYKTYQSDLVFLSAEMKTKREEEIVKKEQEAQDLKRQYFGPEGELYKKRESLVQPIQDEIYNAVKEISEDKGYQLILDRASVMNNIIFASPKIDISNEVLLKLGYSK
- a CDS encoding OmpH family outer membrane protein is translated as MKKLIIFLLMILPLGVFAQEAKVAIVNSNEIMAAMPELTAMQETMKQMNDKYAGEMKTMEDEWQKKYADYIAQQDSMTENIKVRRMQELQDIEQRVQNFTQVARQDMDKKQQELLAPIQDKIRTAIKAVGDEKGYAYIFDNNPGIVLYTGNSAIDATPLVKAKLGLK
- the murI gene encoding glutamate racemase — translated: MFSQQTGPIGIFDSGYGGLTVFDKIRQAMPEYDYIYLGDNARAPYGQRSFEVVYRFTRQAVLKLFEEGCQLVILACNTASAKALRSIQQLDLPGWDTERRVLGVIRPTVEIMDQVSVTKHVGVLGTSGTISSQSYSLEIGKMFPHMKVTGEACPMWAPLVENNEFDSPGADYFVKKHLEHILSIDPQIDTLVLGCTHYPLLMGKIRQYLPDGVTVLPQGEYVAESLIDYLKRHPEMNRRLTRGGECRFLTTESAVKFSDAASVFLNDPIEVEQISID
- a CDS encoding M15 family metallopeptidase; translation: MSWQKYVFLLLILCFSPFSSAEELDTYLRNKGLVDISTLDSTICVQLIYATSDNFMGKAVYSGITRAWLHPDAAKKLVAAQQLLKKEQPGLTLVVYDAARPMSVQRKMWALVRGTDKVNYVSNPANGGGLHNYGMAVDVTILDEAGVALPMGTPFDFFGEEAHTNNEEALLNAGKIDRTDYDNRRLLRRIMKQAGFRIIPYEWWHFNACSRAEARQSYSVLD
- a CDS encoding YccF domain-containing protein, translated to MKFLGNLIWLIFGGLITSIEYLISSLLLMITIIGIPFGLQTLKLALLALWPFGSTVTDNGNSGGCLCIIMNILWIILGGFWICLTHLGFGLLLCITIIGIPWGRQHFKMAALALTPFGKNIN
- a CDS encoding peptidoglycan DD-metalloendopeptidase family protein, translating into MMRSGIAPILILLFILGISCKNTPKQCEEEVDSEWIDSVQRAYQYGICIDTLDIKEYKMKNGDNPAAIFSNLGFSALIADSISRSSIEVLDPTKLQAGMHYYTFSMQDSAAQIRYIAFAKTKTDYAVIDFTGDTISAYEFNKPITLKRQYVEGTINSSLWNVLQSKGVNPLLAINIADVFAWQIDFYDVKEGDSFRVLYDIAYIDDTTALNISGIQGAVFTHQGKDFVAIPFTQDSVFEYFDQDGNSLRKAFLKAPLDIFRITSRFTNARFHPILKRYRAHHGVDYAAPVGTPVKSIGAGTVIAKGYQNGGGNFLKVKHNSVYTTTYMHLSKFAKGIQVGSHVQQGEVIAYVGSTGLSTGPHLDFRVHKNGQPINPLNMEAPPSLPVKPELRDSFQIVKQQVLAELDSMSNAYSFKAQ
- a CDS encoding META domain-containing protein — encoded protein: MKRVIFYVLMLPMVLGMMISCSEAKTDAKKLEGKWNVIEVKGEKILKEGLPYMEFDMAQNKLHGNAGCNMFNSSFTLDDKDISSITIAPGAATMMACPDMATEDAIMQAMGNVKAVKAGSSENEMVLVDQDGNVLLVLSKN
- a CDS encoding META domain-containing protein, with the translated sequence MKKYLYLCLAVVGIAVFASCKSQKAVVASYSDLDGEWSVVELNGNKLDPDKSNQLIVIDVARNHLSGNAGCNRMNGSIEYSEARKNIIKFPQVATTRMACPELKGEQEFLEALNKVVRFEAEGDVKPVNTVAFYGTDNGKLMVIEKKK